CGTGTTCGTGAGTGAGTCGCTGAGCATGTCGGAAAGATCGAGCTGTTTTACCTGCCGCCCTATGCGCCGGAACTCAATCCCGACGAGTATCTGAATCGTGACCTCAAGACGGCGACACGCTCCGGGCCGATAGCCAAAATGCCATTGCGCTGCTTGGGAAGGTACGTGCCTGCATGGAGCGCATTGCGGCGATACCGGCACGTGTGCGGGCGTATTTCAGCCATGAGCATGTTCGCCGCGCTCGGTAAATTCTCTATTTGATTGCCGGGTTAATAGTGACGCAGTAAAAATAGGGGTGGGCGCCTGCGGCGCCCCCCTGTTGTTCGTTCAGGTCGTTGCTTCAGACCGCGCAGGCGCCGGCATCAGCGCATTCAGCTTTGTTTTCACGCTTTGGAGCTTGGCTTGACTGGTGCTGATGAACGTCGAACGCTCCTCCACGGTTTCAACGATTTTCTCAAACGCCTTGAGCTGCGGGGCAAAGAAGTCCAGCAGCTTTTCGTTGTCACCGATGATGACGTAGATATCCTTGAAGGCACTTGTGATCACCTCGGTAATAGACTCCTTGGCGTCCTTCAGTTCCTGTTCCAGCTCATGAGCCTTGTATGCGTTTAACAGATCCGAGGTAACGGTGAAGACTGCGCCCGCAGGGCCTGCCCATTTGCAAATGGCTCCCGCAATCTTGGTCGCCTGCCAGGGCTTGAACTTGATCGCAACACCCGTTACCGCGCTGAGCGCATCGCGGGCGGCGAATACCGCGCCCTTGATGATGTCTGGGCTCAGGTTGGCTATCCCCTTGGCGGCCCCACCCATCGACTTGAGAGCACTTTCGCCCATGGCATTGAGAAAGCTTTCGCTAGAGTTGAGTTGGCGGCCGATATCCTGAGAGATGCGGCTGGTAACTTTGGAGGACTGATCAAACGAGCGATCGATCGCGCTCTTAATCTTCAGGTTCAGTTTGAAGCCTACGCTCTCCTCGGTGTAACCGAGTTCGTCCTCAAGGAATTCACGGATTTTTTCCAGGGAAATAGGGCGGAGTTTGCCCAGCAAATCTTTCTCAAGGTTTTGCAGTTCCTGGGACAGTTCGCCGGCCAGTCGTTTGACTTCGCGGCGGCCATTGGCAATGTCCTGGCTGATACGTACCGACTCCTCGGCATTCTGCTCGGCAAACAACTTGAGCCGCTCCAACTGCTCCTCAGCGCGCACCACATGCTGGCCGACGACATCGCGCACGACATCCAGGCCGGTCTTGGCAATCAGCACCGCCGGAACATTGTGCCGCAATACCTGGGTGGTCATGGCTTTGAGGTCGTTGATCCGCGAACGGCTTTCATAGTGTTCGGGTTTGCCGAACCAGAACTCCAGGCCACGCCCATTCGGGTTGGATGCCAGGCAGACGATATTCAGTCGGGCCATTTCGTCGGGGCTGAGGTTGGCTGCACGCTGCAGCTTGGCCTTGAGGTTGCCCTCCTTGATCGCGGCCTGGGCATCGAACAGCACTTGTTCGGTGAGGTCGGTCACCTCGTCCATCTTGTTGATCACGAAAACGGTCGAGGACAGCTTGTTCAGGTCCCGTAGCACCCACTTGACGATATCGTTATGGCTTTCCTTGAGTGGGTTGGTGGCATCCACCACATACAGAATCAGATGCGCCTCAGAGATGTAGCGTTTGGTCAGATCTTCATACATCACGGGCTCGCCGTCGACGCTCTTTTGCTTGTCGCCGAACAGGCCGGGGGTGTCGATGATCTCGCACTTTTCTGGCAGCCCCTGCGGGGAATAGATGGCCAGACGGTCGGAGGATTCGTCCATGTCGATATTCATATCGGCCATGACCTTGCCCAGCCAGGCGGCAATGACGCTGGTCTTGCCATCAGAGAAGGCCCCGAGCAGGGCGATGCGCAGGACATCGGACTCGATGGCCTGTACCGCCGAGTCGATCTTCTGCAGTTCACTGCCGACGTCCGCACCCATCTCGCCCAGTTCGTCGAGCACCGCACGCAATTGCTCCAACCTTTCGAGCGCGGCCTGCTTCTCAACATTGAACTGCTTGAATTGTTCCATATGGCATGTTCTCCAACTGTTCTCTGGTACGGTTCATCAGCGCCATCTGCTGCTCGATGATCTTCAGAGGACGCTTGAGCGACTCATCGAGTTGTTGCACGCGAGACAAAACGGCTTCGTCAATCTGCTTGTGCACGGGGGCGAACAGCGTCTTGTGCTCCTCCTGCAAGGCTTTGCAGGCTTCGGACCAAGCCTCATTGATCTTTTCCTGCACTTGCCCTTGTGCCTTGCGAATGCGTTTTTCCTTGCTGGTTAGTGAGTTCAGCAAGCTGACCAGAATGCCCGCCACGGCACCGGCAATGGCACCTATCAAGTTGCCAATCACCGGAAACGCGGTACCGATACCGGCCCCTGCCAAAGCGTAGGAACCTATGTTGAAGGCCATCCAGCCATAGTCGCCAAGTTCCAGGCCAAAGCCCAACTCAAGTGTCTTGTAGTTGATGTTCAGGGTATCGGCGTCACAGAGCATTTGCTCGAGTTCGACCCGCGCAACGTCCTCTAGGAGCCGCTGCATGGCCTGCTGCAGATCCTGACGCAGGCCAGTAAGATACGTTATAAACTGCTTCTGCAACTCGTCTTTGAGCGATTTCTGCCGATCCTTGAATGCACTATTTACCTTGCGAGAGATCTCGTCGTTGTCGCCGAAATGCTGTTCGATGATCGTGTCGGCCTTTTCTTTGAGCTCATTAAAGAGCTTATCACAAAGGTTTTTCCTTCCAGCAATGACCAGCGGCTCGAAACTCTCCAGGGCCCCCTTGACCGCTTCACGGCACTTCTCAAACTCCGGTTTGGTCCTGGCGACGAATGCTTCGTGCGTGGCGTATAGCGCTTGCAGCGTCGCGGCGTTCTCGACAAGCAGTTCGTGCACCTTGGTCTTGTTACTCTCGATCATGTCTTCCCGGAAAGTCTCGAGTTTGCCATGCAGCACCTTG
This DNA window, taken from Thauera sp. K11, encodes the following:
- a CDS encoding LeoA/HP0731 family dynamin-like GTPase, which produces MEQFKQFNVEKQAALERLEQLRAVLDELGEMGADVGSELQKIDSAVQAIESDVLRIALLGAFSDGKTSVIAAWLGKVMADMNIDMDESSDRLAIYSPQGLPEKCEIIDTPGLFGDKQKSVDGEPVMYEDLTKRYISEAHLILYVVDATNPLKESHNDIVKWVLRDLNKLSSTVFVINKMDEVTDLTEQVLFDAQAAIKEGNLKAKLQRAANLSPDEMARLNIVCLASNPNGRGLEFWFGKPEHYESRSRINDLKAMTTQVLRHNVPAVLIAKTGLDVVRDVVGQHVVRAEEQLERLKLFAEQNAEESVRISQDIANGRREVKRLAGELSQELQNLEKDLLGKLRPISLEKIREFLEDELGYTEESVGFKLNLKIKSAIDRSFDQSSKVTSRISQDIGRQLNSSESFLNAMGESALKSMGGAAKGIANLSPDIIKGAVFAARDALSAVTGVAIKFKPWQATKIAGAICKWAGPAGAVFTVTSDLLNAYKAHELEQELKDAKESITEVITSAFKDIYVIIGDNEKLLDFFAPQLKAFEKIVETVEERSTFISTSQAKLQSVKTKLNALMPAPARSEATT